A genomic window from Anoplolepis gracilipes chromosome 6, ASM4749672v1, whole genome shotgun sequence includes:
- the Bic gene encoding transcription factor BTF3 homolog 4, with amino-acid sequence MNPEKLKKLQAQVRIGGKGTPRRKKKVVHATAATDDKKLQSSLKKLSVNTIPGIEEVNMIKDDGTVIHFNNPKAQASLSANTFAITGHGENKQITEMLPGILSQLGPEGLTQLKRLASTVAGSAVGKATLEEDDEVPDLVENFDEASKEEVAPKKEVDESDKPNGEKKDAIIIEEKKEAPLATSEA; translated from the exons ATGAATCCCGAGAAGCTCAAGAAGCTGCAGGCCCAGGTGCGAATCGGCGGCAAGGGTACACCCCGACGCAAGAAGAAG GTTGTGCACGCAACTGCTGCCACAGATGACAAAAAGTTACAGAGTTCTCTAAAAAAGCTTTCTGTAAATACAATTCCTGGTATAGAAGAGGTTAATATGATCAAAGATGATGGTACTGTCATTCACTTTAATAATCCAAAAGCCCAGGCCAGTCTCTCTGCTAACACATTCGCCATCACTGGGCATGGAGAAAATAAACAGATAACCGAGATGTTACCAGGAATATTGAGTCAACTTGGTCCAGAGGGTCTGACACAGCTGAAACGATTAGCGAGTACAGTCGCTGGCAGTGCAGTCGGTAAAGCCACATTGGAAGAGGATGATGAGGTGCCTGATTTAGTGGAGAACTTTGACGAAGCTAGCAAAGAGGAg GTTGCTCCAAAAAAGGAAGTAGATGAAAGTGATAAACCCAatggtgaaaaaaaagatgccattataattgaagagaagaaagaagctCCATTAGCTACATCTGAGGCTTAA